Proteins encoded in a region of the Oscillospiraceae bacterium genome:
- a CDS encoding LPXTG cell wall anchor domain-containing protein translates to MFYSLIHILLTAADSVVSEPQTAGNVSPQPWVIIAVLLIATGAWFFTRNRKR, encoded by the coding sequence GTGTTTTACAGTTTGATTCATATTCTTCTGACTGCGGCTGACAGCGTTGTCTCCGAACCGCAGACCGCCGGCAATGTCTCCCCGCAGCCGTGGGTGATCATTGCGGTGCTTTTAATTGCGACGGGTGCTTGGTTTTTTACCCGCAACAGAAAACGCTGA